From the genome of Phaeodactylum tricornutum CCAP 1055/1 chromosome 13, whole genome shotgun sequence, one region includes:
- a CDS encoding predicted protein: protein PWKAPTDITRQSEAPQEAPTLEWHGAPEFKSPDPALPRAFRQKVRDGYLTGPTNGACPGFLQCNVVILPQGQTAFDFLLFCQRNPKSCPLIDVCDVGSPHPWGVAPLADLRTDVPKYAIYRNGKLEQEVTDATSFWPENSVAFLIGCSFSYDGALMEAGIPLRSAEQGKNVPMYRTSLKCRSAGKLHGNVVVSMKPIPALQISRHVEITSKYPHAHGGPVCIGRPDVIGVFDLERPDWGEAIDLGPDEVPVFHACGVTPQAVLMDSKVPFAITHAAGHMFVTDLPSNMGV from the exons CCTTGGAAGGCACCTACTGATATCACCCGTCAATCAGAAGCCCCGCAAGAAGCTCCAACTTTGGAATGGCACGGCGCGCCGGAATTTAAATCACCTGATCCTGCGTTACCACGTGCTTTTCGACAAAAAGTGCGGGACGGGTACTTGACGGGACCGACCAATGGCGCGTGTCCTGGATTTCTGCAGTGCAATGTTGTTATATTACCTCAGGGACAAACCGCATTCGACTTTTTACTCTTCTGTCAACGCAATCCAAAGTCATGTCCCCTTATTGACGTCTGCGATGTAGGATCGCCACACCCTTGGGGTGTGGCGCCTCTAGCGGATCTTCGTACTGACGTTCCAAA ATATGCTATTTACAGAAATGGTAAGCTCGAACAAGAAGTCACAGACGCGACATCTTTTTGGCCCGAAAATTCTGTTGCATTTTTAATTGGTTGCAGCTTTTCCTACGATGGTGCGTTGATGGAAGCAGGTATTCCTCTTCGATCTGCCGAGCAGGGCAAGAACGTGCCTATGTACCGGACCAGCCTTAAATGTCGCAGCGCGGGCAAGTTGCACGGGAATGTGGTGGTTTCCATGAAACCCATCCCAGCGCTGCAGATATCGAGGCACGTCGAAATCACCTCCAAGTATCCGCACGCACACGGAGGGCCGGTTTGTATTGGGCGACCCGATGTCATTGGTGTATTTGACCTGGAACGACCAGACTGGGGCGAAGCGATTGACTTGGGCCCAGACGAAGTGCCCGTGTTCCATGCGTGTGGTGTGACACCACAGGCAGTCCTCATGGACTCGAAGGTGCCCTTTGCCATTACGCACGCAGCAGGGCACATGTTTGTGACGGACCTACCGTCTAATATGGGGGTTTAA
- a CDS encoding predicted protein, giving the protein LFLFDSAMLALGDILFLTGLTLTIGFSRTLRFFSRPDRMRGIISFFGGILLVMFRWPIFGMILQFYGLIYLFGQFFPIAAQSMKDTPVVGEVFRIPAVERFLESFGGARDSRRAPV; this is encoded by the coding sequence CTGTTCCTCTTCGATTCTGCCATGCTGGCTCTAGGGGATATATTATTTCTGACCGGCTTGACTTTGACAATCGGCTTTTCAAGAACACTTAGATTCTTCTCAAGACCGGATCGAATGCGTGGTATTATTTCTTTCTTTGGAGGAATTTTGCTGGTCATGTTCCGGTGGCCAATATTTGGTATGATACTTCAGTTCTACGGTTTGATCTATCTGTTCGGTCAATTTTTTCCTATTGCGGCACAATCCATGAAAGATACTCCGGTTGTCGGCGAAGTTTTCCGCATTCCCGCCGTAGAACGATTTCTAGAGAGCTTTGGAGGGGCTCGTGATAGTAGAAGAGCACCTGTGTAG
- a CDS encoding predicted protein — protein MVTETKVKYQGYVFGKLRLCPEVYEAIQNLDLCRSWMGTVNHKGYKKLPPAPLSLNEIEVENFGLEEWEGLEEEEEEDPDAVIVDNADEDVKPNYDVEALEVYLGLRVDDMVKVTKKNKFFDEDGIVRRLKEGQIFVRFYTYGTMFEEWLDPGDVRKLTNDEVVRGLSGPSQPITQQDFDGPDRNPRNFDERRPGSLRNTLMSSTDGGSRNRRQDRTQRSHGQERDRFGRSNQELAREDRNWEWYKDQKKEKQTDAADSDWSMRAQTQRGRDSQWAERDVDSQWGRKPQRPERRESQTQRKRQENRRAESAIEGNDDWSTFVSPSRGSSSSAPAVEEDDFFVSLMTDLSKDLGSDQSSKSSASAGSKHSDNTSDEDDFFASLMSEIEDKEEVSSLPPPKKIGTPKQKTSSPDDEFFASLEAELGKAVEERPEKETDDAEDFFARLEAEIAPTLDPPLPNFRGDGTNHSEKAPTNSSPPPLQSVSKRSSLRSDDLGKKTMPALKEMLKERGLKVSGKKAELIDRLQHGS, from the coding sequence ATGGTTACAGAAACGAAAGTGAAGTACCAAGGGTACGTCTTCGGCAAACTACGATTGTGTCCCGAAGTTTATGAAGCTATTCAGAATCTTGATCTTTGTCGGAGTTGGATGGGCACAGTGAACCACAAAGGTTACAAAAAGCTACCCCCTGCTCCATTATCGTTGAACGAAATTGAAGTAGAAAATTTTGGACTGGAGGAGTGGGAAGGgttggaagaggaggaagaagaagatcctGACGCCGTGATCGTTGAcaacgccgacgaagacgtcAAGCCAAATTACGACGTGGAAGCTCTGGAAGTATATCTTGGGCTACGCGTGGACGATATGGTAAAGGTAACCAAGAAGAACAAATTtttcgacgaagacggtATCGTACGACGACTTAAGGAGGGCCAGATTTTCGTTCGGTTTTATACATATGGAACGATGTTTGAAGAGTGGTTGGATCCTGGCGATGTCCGAAAGCTTACCAACGACGAGGTGGTACGCGGACTCTCTGGTCCATCCCAACCCATAACTCAACAGGATTTTGACGGCCCCGATCGAAATCCGAGGAACTTCGATGAGCGTCGCCCTGGAAGCTTGCGAAACACGTTGATGAGCAGCACGGATGGCGGATCCCGCAATCGCCGTCAGGACCGAACGCAGCGTAGTCACGGACAAGAACGCGATAGATTTGGTAGATCAAATCAAGAACTTGCTCGAGAGGATCGCAACTGGGAATGGTACAAGGATCAGAAAAAAGAGAAGCAAACAGACGCAGCTGATAGTGACTGGAGCATGCGCGCTCAGACTCAACGGGGTCGTGATAGTCAATGGGCGGAACGTGATGTCGATAGCCAGTGGGGCCGCAAACCTCAGCGTCCAGAAAGACGGGAATCTCAAACGCAGAGAAAACGACAAGAAAACCGAAGAGCAGAGTCTGCTATCGAGGGTAATGATGACTGGAGTACCTTCGTTTCTCCATCAAGGGGCTCATCATCGAGTGCTCCAGCCGttgaagaagacgattttTTTGTCTCCCTAATGACAGACTTGTCCAAGGATTTGGGATCAGACCAAAGCTCTAAGTCATCCGCATCTGCTGGGTCGAAACATTCAGACAATAcctcggacgaagacgactttTTCGCGTCGTTAATGTCAGAAATCGAGGACAAAGAAGAAGTTTCTTCCCTTCCTCCTCCCAAGAAGATTGGTacgccaaaacaaaagactTCCTCCCCAGATGACGAATTCTTTGCTTCGTTAGAAGCGGAGCTCGGTAAAGCCGTCGAGGAGAGGCCGGAGAAGGAAACAGACGACGCCGAGGATTTCTTCGCCAGGCTTGAAGCCGAGATCGCCCCTACGCTGGATCCGCCACTACCGAATTTCAGAGGTGATGGTACGAATCATTCAGAGAAAGCACCTACGAATTCATCTCCACCTCCATTGCAGAGTGTAAGTAAACGCTCGTCATTGAGATCTGATGATCTTGGCAAAAAGACGATGCCTGCTCTGAAAGAAATGTTGAAGGAGCGCGGCCTCAAGGTTTCCGGGAAGAAGGCTGAGCTGATCGACCGGCTACAACATGGATCCTAA
- a CDS encoding predicted protein has protein sequence FRQHVNPLSRKYQQETELSEKWPQDVFSDCSKQLHIDIGCGKGGFLLDLAKQEPKDGLDSYNYLGLEIRPLVAQYARDRVAVHHLQGKLDYVGCNANVDLSRVLRLYQKAALARMDDDNHNLRLTRVTIQFPDPHFKSHHAKRRVVTPQLIDALAVYMPTNAVVFLQSDVQSVLDDMRLQFRERAVYFEDMLESKNDYLSENFLGVPTEREVSVLDKGLPVYRAVFTRTSELLLPATERIIQDVL, from the coding sequence TTCCGGCAGCACGTCAATCCTCTCTCCAGAAAGTACCAGCAAGAGACGGAGCTTTCCGAGAAATGGCCGCAAGATGTATTCAGTGATTGCAGCAAGCAGCTTCATATAGACATTGGCTGTGGTAAAGGGGGGTTTTTGCTGGACTTGGCAAAACAAGAACCGAAAGATGGCTTGGATTCGTACAACTATCTTGGATTGGAGATTCGTCCCCTGGTGGCACAGTACGCCCGGGATCGCGTGGCTGTGCACCATTTACAGGGCAAACTCGATTATGTCGGGTGCAACGCCAACGTGGACCTTAGTCGTGTTTTGCGACTCTATCAAAAGGCTGCTCTTGCCCGCATGGATGACGACAATCATAATTTGCGATTGACCCGTGTAACAATTCAATTCCCCGACCCGCATTTTAAATCCCATCACGCCAAACGAAGAGTCGTGACACCGCAGTTGATTGACGCCTTGGCAGTATACATGCCAACGAATGCGGTAGTTTTTTTGCAATCGGACGTACAATCCGTTTTGGACGACATGCGGCTGCAATTTCGTGAACGAGCCGTTTACTTTGAGGATATGCTGGAATCGAAGAATGATTACCTTTCCGAGAATTTCTTAGGAGTTCCCACGGAGCGAGAAGTAAGCGTGCTGGATAAAGGTTTACCTGTGTACCGAGCTGTCTTTACTAGAACCAGCGAACTCCTGTTGCCAGCCACTGAGCGCATAATACAGGACGTTCTATAA
- the Pt-MAD1 gene encoding mitotic spindle assembly checkpoint protein (Mitotic checkpoint protein. This family consists of several eukaryotic mitotic checkpoint (Mitotic arrest deficient or MAD) proteins. The mitotic spindle checkpoint monitors proper attachment of the bipolar spindle to the kinetochores of aligned sister chromatids and causes a cell cycle arrest in prometaphase when failures occur.), translating to MSRPRKKRSIDSARESDEEGSDNLAISALSFSTRASSHSQFKPTFVSQHQLETLQAELDHERSLRALDRKRAQQVHQRLQKQAEFALEEAQEAKNLLEEVQSESERMTSQLRDARNQTLGELRDCQIRLEELGDSEDDGEESRARFWENKCRQAEESLKERDDTETSVRNELEALRKATESKLEEHKKYLEISSPAKPQTFVDEAPPAVLKELNRVRIKLAETERKNRQCVHRNDDLQQQNRRLIREREEGRAALQRLPSLEGDLQEIRRQYDKTIAETQIWQEFCQSLDVLLKSRGLASGSSGGPPEVSALLRFLDSAEMKTQMAEQSVEKLKDIINQQKADIFATEAKIHDFELKERRWNSKRKEWEDNIRTKQLEIDLIQGQNSIYKKEIESLRDLIKTFDGLPLSSLKSAPKFDTTSQSLELMLTSARDELDLMTKQQDSLKGELDASTKERARKENELDEVKEKFVKLREALQAERERGNIAEERAMEAERLAGKGSFNPELSRVLHIKDTPIVEALKEEVKVLRRQLEAAKIDRPSKLAPDPEKLNKRLKENFKEQISLFREGVYLMTGFKVDMLPGTDRPTFRVRSVYSEQEEDHLMLKWPKGEEIASLDILNTDLARVLSTSPSYDYINKFQSLPAFLASVQLSLFEKQTRQPNTINLDKFTRIALDVRKNALGTLTNDQWDEILTTMLHWLQLDGVDGSNESENTHAHSMKGTAVDSADRLLQRLLAEEAARSPAWLEVSNAFPGVSMPIERSYALWTRLCDRKNRRLWKRPLPAIEFVALVESCLTADDARSTELAVSLLVSHEILEILEAHRERLVSCFHEARRQATVLGDKMVAQRVSDVMQDLSNRLEWNELRPEILDITTEKKSNKIGLSSFEQKALQKRTLSVVQSAKLDDADVVENIFDRWKEAPGCPDGLAEALIDFFVNSNEPIKATQSLQKMLKDQSYTSTEVVGRKVEQVISLWIRSGHSDAPWRAVEILKELEPLRSEMAVEIKDSVYVNIAQLWFESDYPRAGKQAFEILSKMQTFDTATFKMSTKALLKDAFVAEDDVAALDKLARRQWPNIEVSEVSEISEHILGVLIKAKDVKRSLRFVTFMVDNGSAVSARACCSVLELFSHELDPDKLLSLLSLLEKSDAELDFRCYEIVVRSLVGMRRKHRMEEIKSALFHLFRRVGSGALEVSADALGSLIYTTIDVVLYFQRDRDALEILEAAEGNLLKGGQSGDLFPVPLKCYERITELLAAKEQTKELTKIFERVQAYQEKGYNNIFLSTNLCTQYMKVLSKRGRSSLKKREELLDDLIYLGS from the exons ATGTCCCGGCCACGAAAGAAGCGCTCCATTGACAGTGCCCGGgagagcgacgaagaaggaAGTGATAACTTAGCTATTTCAGCTTTGAGCTTCTCAACTCGCGCATCATCTCACAGCCAGTTCAAACCGACCTTCGTTTCTCAGCACCAGCTCGAAACCCTGCAGGCCGAGCTGGACCACGAACGATCGCTGCGTGCTCTGGATCGGAAGAGAGCACAACAGGTTCATCAACGACTGCAAAAACAGGCGGAATTTGCGTTGGAGGAAGCACAAGAAGCCAAAAACTTGTTGGAGGAAGTACAGTCCGAATCGGAGCGGAT GACGTCTCAACTACGCGATGCTCGAAATCAGACTTTAGGTGAGCTACGCGACTGTCAAATTCGATTGGAGGAACTCGGTGACAGCGAAGACGATGGAGAAGAATCGAGGGCACGCTTCTGGGAGAACAAATGTCGTCAAGCTGAAGAGAGCTTGAAGGAAAGAGACGATACGGAAACGTCAGTGAGGAATGAACTTGAAGCTTTGCGCAAGGCCACGGAGTCAAAGCTCGAAGAACACAAGAAGTATCTTGAAATCTCGTCGCCTGCAAAGCCTCAAACTTTCGTTGATGAAGCCCCACCGGCCGTTTTGAAAGAACTCAATCGCGTTCGAATCAAACTTGCTGAGACAGAACGCAAAAATCGTCAATGTGTGCATAGGAACGATGATCTACAGCAACAGAATCGTAGATTAATCCGAGAGCGCGAAGAAGGACGGGCAGCTTTACAGCGGCTACCAAGTCTCGAAGGGGATCTACAAGAAATTCGTCGTCAGTACGACAAAACTATTGCAGAAACTCAGATCTGGCAGGAGTTCTGTCAAAGTTTGGATGTTTTGTTGAAAAGCCGGGGCTTGGCGTCAGGAAGCTCAGGGGGTCCTCCCGAAGTGTCCGCGCTTTTGCGGTTCTTAGATTCGGCTGAAATGAAAACTCAAATGGCGGAGCAATCTGTAGAGAAGCTGAAGGATATAATAAATCAACAGAAAGCCGACATTTTTGCTACTGAAGCAAAAATTCACGATTTCGAGCTTAAGGAACGTCGCTGGAACAGTAAACGAAAAGAATGGGAGGACAATATCCGAACAAAACAGCTTGAGATCGATCTTATTCAAGGACAGAACTCGATTTataaaaaagaaattgaatcACTTCGAGACTTGATCAAAACGTTCGATGGTTTGCCTCTGAGTTCCCTCAAGAGTGCTCCAAAGTTCGACACTACATCTCAGAGTCTTGAACTGATGTTGACCTCTGCCAGGGACGAACTTGATTTGATGACGAAACAACAGGACAGTTTGAAGGGAGAACTAGATGCGTCGACGAAAGAGAGGGCACGCAAAGAGAACGAGCTTGATGAAGTgaaggaaaagtttgtcaAGTTACGGGAAGCATTGCAAGCTGAACGAGAGAGAGGGAACATAGCCGAGGAACGCGCAATGGAAGCTGAAAGGCTGGCTGGTAAAGGGTCGTTTAATCCAGAGCTGTCTCGCGTGCTTCACATCAAGGATACGCCTATTGTCGAAGCTCTGaaggaagaagtcaaagTACTGCGACGACAACTTGAGGCTGCAAAAATCGATCGGCCCTCCAAGTTGGCCCCTGATCCAGAGAAGCTTAACAAGCGGCTGAAAGAGAATTTTAAGGAACAAATCTCGCTTTTCCGTGAGGGAGTGTACTTAATGACTGGCTTCAAGGTTGACATGCTCCCTGGTACAGATCGGCCCACATTCCGTGTGCGCTCAG TGTATTCTGAACAAGAAGAGGACCATTTGATGCTGAAATGGCCCAAAGGTGAAGAAATTGCATCTCTTGATATTCTCAACACCGACTTGGCGAGGGTTCTATCTACGTCGCCAAGCTACGACTATATAAACAAATTTCAAAGTCTGCCTGCATTCCTGGCAAGTGTTCAGCTTAGTCTTTTCGAAAAGCAGACA CGGCAGCCTAACACTATCAACCTGGATAAATTCACTCGAATAGCGTTGGATGTGCGGAAAAATGCACTTGGGACGTTAACAAATGATCAGTGGGACGAAATCCTTACCACTATGCTACACTGGCTACAGCTCGACGGGGTGGACGGGTCAAACGAGAGCGAAAACACCCATGCGCATTCAATGAAAGGCACAGCTGTCGATTCGGCTGATAGACTTTTGCAACGTTTGCTTGCTGAAGAAGCTGCTCGTTCTCCT GCTTGGTTGGAAGTATCCAATGCATTTCCTGGTGTTTCCATGCCTATTGAAAGATCTTATGCCCTCTGGACAAGGCTCTGCGACCGCAAAAACAGGAgactttggaaaagaccTTTACCGGCAATCGAGTTTGTGGCACTCGTGGAGTCCTGTCTGACCGCGGACGACGCGCGAAGTACGGAGCTGGCAGTTTCTTTGCTCGTATCGCATGAAATACTAGAAATATTGGAAGCACATAGAGAAAGACTCGTTTCCTGCTTCCATGAAGCTCGCAGGCAGGCCACTGTGTTAGGTGATAAAATGGTAGCGCAGCGTGTGTCCGATGTTATGCAAGATCTGAGCAATCGGCTTGAGTGGAACGAGCTTCGACCAGAAATTTTGGACATAACGACCGAGAAAAAGTCAAATAAAATAGGTTTGTCTTCCTTTGAACAAAAGGCACTGCAGAAGCGAACTTTGTCGGTTGTTCAAAGCGCTAAGCTCGACGATGCCGACGTGGTAGAAAACATTTTTGATCGATGGAAAGAGGCTCCAGGCTGTCCTGATGGTCTCGCAGAAGCACTAATTGACTTCTTTGTTAATTCAAATGAGCCAATCAAGGCTACGCAGTCACTTCAAAAGATGCTTAAAGACCAATCTTACACTTCGACGGAAGTAGTTGGTAGGAAAGTTGAGCAAGTAATTAGCTTATGGATAAGGAGCGGTCATTCGGATGCACCCTGGAGGGCGGTCGAAATTTTAAAGGAACTCGAGCCATTAAGATCGGAGATGGCAGTTGAAATAAAGGACTCAGTATATGTGAACATTGCACAACTGTGGTTTGAAAGTGATTACCCTCGAGCAGGAAAGCAAGCCTTTGAGATATTGTCTAAGATGCAAACCTTTGACACTGCTACTTTCAAGATGTCCACCAAGGCGTTACTGAAAGATGCGTTTGTCGCAGAGGATGACGTCGCTGCCCTAGACAAACTTGCTAGACGCCAGTGGCCAAACATCGAAGTCTCCGAGGTTTCAGAAATTTCAGAACACATTTTGGGTGTTCTTATCAAAGCGAAAGACGTGAAGAGATCGTTGCGCTTTGTGACGTTTATGGTAGACAACGGATCGGCAGTATCCGCCAGAGCATGTTGTTCTGTGCTTGAATTATTCTCTCATGAGCTCGATCCAGACAAATTGCTCTCGTTGCTGAGCCTTCTGGAGAAGAGTGATGCCGAGCTTGACTTTCGATGCTACGAGATAGTCGTGCGATCGCTTGTTGGTATGAGACGAAAGCACAGaatggaagaaatcaagTCTGCGCTCTTTCATTTGTTTCGAAGGGTTGGTAGTGGCGCGCTCGAGGTCAGTGCTGATGCGCTTGGATCACTCATTTACACAACAATCGATGTTGTTCTCTACTTTCAGCGTGACAGAGATGCATTAGAGATTCTGGAAGCAGCTGAAGGCAATCTACTCAAAGGAGGGCAATCCGGTGATCTGTTTCCCGTACCCTTGAAGTGCTATGAGCGCATTACGGAGCTACTCGCAGCGAAGGAGCAGACAAAGGAGCTAACAAAGATTTTTGAACGCGTTCAAGCCTACCAGGAGAAAGGTTACAACAATATTTTCCTAAGCACGAATCTATGTACTCAATACATGAAAGTTTTGTCAAAAAGAGGGAGAAGTAGTCTGAAAAAACGGGAAGAATTACTCGACGATCTCATTTACC TTGGGAGTTGA
- a CDS encoding predicted protein — MKPGGQRQRRKILSEEEYTQTLSQIIQRDYYPDLSDLERQAALQDRRSVGDIEGAVAIRRATRKLQRHEESLAIQEAEQEAETDERTGLRTVARPLHQETLSGFHTRATNEDDAEFEVEQRREIDKLHARKRMLTITNGPTPDSNHRSLADSSPFQLASDEFNPSPVRVTHRLAEEENSFFFVPTPMQSHCQKTQPQLAGITFSKEQPDAPYTAATEEHTRALMPPPKRPTSNASIPSKDTLMEYIPKDRLEKQIEPSATRFPKQPLLIHLPRQHLEGSSSGSITEYTTDASTDIDSPAYPSLETDLLKGMKRRRREQASFVQMTPLIVPGAVGMNDSPITTWGTVANTPTLLETTKLPQAFQFPKVSERDEAASKARAKLDERVRKSLAASTPLLSKTALALLKRPSRPMSARSRSALGSALRISYTPLQQKRSGRDTTYHITPRTKSNLVSDKTNKKDQKSITDGLLKLPK; from the coding sequence ATGAAACCAGGAGGTCAGCGACAAAGGCGGAAAATtctgtcggaagaagagtaCACGCAAACATTATCACAAATTATTCAGCGTGACTACTACCCCGACCTGTCCGATCTCGAACGACAGGCTGCTTTGCAGGATCGCCGGAGTGTGGGTGACATTGAGGGTGCCGTTGCGATTCGGCGAGCCACACGAAAACTGCAGCGACACGAAGAGAGCTTGGCAATCCAGGAAGCGGAACAAGAAGCCGAGACGGACGAACGCACGGGTCTCCGTACAGTCGCTCGACCATTGCATCAGGAAACACTTTCCGGCTTTCACACACGCGCCAccaacgaagacgatgccgaaTTTGAGGTCGAGCAACGAAGAGAAATAGATAAGCTACATGCTAGAAAGCGAATGCTTACCATTACCAACGGACCGACACCGGACAGCAATCACCGTTCCCTTGCGGATTCCTCTCCTTTCCAACTTGCATCCGATGAATTCAATCCGTCTCCCGTTCGTGTAACGCACCGTCTAGCAGAGGAAGAAAactcctttttctttgttccTACACCAATGCAATCACATTGCCAGAAAACTCAGCCGCAGCTCGCAGGTATCACATTTTCCAAAGAGCAACCGGATGCCCCCTACACTGCTGCGACTGAAGAACACACGAGGGCTCTTATGCCACCACCAAAACGGCCAACGAGTAACGCATCAATCCCATCTAAAGACACCCTGATGGAATACATACCCAAAGATCGTTTGGAGAAGCAAATAGAGCCGTCAGCAACGCGATTTCCCAAACAGCCTCTACTTATTCATTTACCGCGGCAGCATTTGGAAGGTTCCAGTAGTGGTTCCATAACCGAGTACACGACAGATGCGTCAACTGATATCGATTCCCCAGCTTACCCTTCTCTTGAAACAGATCTGTTAAAAGGAATGAAGCGTCGGCGGAGAGAGCAAGCGTCGTTCGTGCAAATGACTCCTTTGATAGTCCCAGGAGCTGTCGGAATGAACGATTCTCCGATTACTACTTGGGGTACAGTGGCCAACACACCTACATTACTAGAGACCACGAAATTACCACAGGCATTTCAATTCCCCAAAGTCAGCGAGCGCGACGAAGCTGCGAGCAAAGCCCGTGCCAAGCTAGACGAACGAGTGCGAAAAAGTCTGGCGGCTTCTACCCCTTTGTTGAGCAAGACAGCCTTGGCTTTGCTAAAAAGGCCATCACGACCGATGTCCGCTCGGTCACGATCTGCCTTGGGGAGTGCACTTCGAATATCGTACACTCCTTTGCAGCAGAAACGGAGTGGTCGCGATACTACGTATCATATAACTCCGAGGACGAAAAGTAATCTTGTCTCAGACAaaacaaacaagaaagacCAGAAAAGCATAACCGATGGACTACTTAAACTTCCGAAATAA